GTGTAGATGTCGCCTTGAAGTTCCGTGGCGTTTTCATGCGCGCCGAGGCGAACGAAATGGTAGGTCATGTTCGCGGTGTAACGGTAAAAACGACGGGTGTTTTCACGCCGGGAGCGGATGGCTAAAGAGTAGCGGTCGGCGGTATCGGTTTTGTGAATCCAGTAGTGCGTTTTGGGGTAATACTGTTTGAGGAAGTCGAGCAGTTCGTCGTCCGATGCCTCGGCGTCCAGTCGGTCGGCCAGTAAATAACGCAAGGAACGATACAATTGCTCGTATAGAAAAGCCATTTCGTTGTCGAGCACATACAGTTGTTTGTCGAAGAAGGTGATCTTTGCGACCAGGCAGGCATGGAGGGTTTTCAGGATGTCGTCAACGGACACTTTATCCATGTCTTTGAAATGGGTCGAAGCTTGGCTGTCGACACTCAGTATCATCGTTTCCAAGGAATCGTCCCGAATGATTCGATGCGCTATCTTTTTCAAATGAAAAGGCAGCTCTTCAATAAAAGAGTGGTCGTTGTCGTAATGCGTTCCTGGCACGTGTGTGTCCCTAGGTTGAAATTATAATGGGTTGAAATTTGATCAGGTCGTCCGGACAGCGCCCGCCTACGGTTGAGGTGCCGATCAAATTAGCATTATATTATAGTTTAACGGTTTTTGGATGGCAGCCGGATGACGGAATAATCCGGCTTTGAAAAAGAAAAAACCACCAGGCCTGGTGGTTTTTTATACGTTTGAGAGCGATTAGAAATGCAGCGTTACAGTTCGATGTCGAAGTAGACGTTTTGGACGTCGTCTAGGTCTTCGAGCATTTCCAACAGTTTTTCGAACATTTCGCGGTCGTCGTCGTTTTCCAACGGTTTGGTCATTTGTGGCAGGAACTGGATTTCATCGACTTCGAAATCGATTGAGCCGAAGGCTTCAATCAGTGCAGTTTTGGCTTTGGCGTATTCGGTGTGCGGGACGAATACGCTGATTTTGCCGTCTTCATTTTCAATGTCGGAAACGTCGACGTCGGCCATCAAGAGCGCTTCCAAAACGGCTTCTTCATCCTGACCGGCGAAGACCAGAATCGCCGAATGGTCAAACATATGACTGACGCTGCCTTGAGTTCCGATTTTACTTTTGGTCTTGGTAAAACAACTGCGCACATCGCCGAAGGTGCGGTTGGGGTTGTCGGTCAGGCATTCGACAATCACCATGCTGCTGCCCGGTCCATAACCTTCGTAACGGGCCACGGCGAAGTCTTCACCGCCACCGCCTTTGGCTTTGTCGAGCGCTTTGTCGATAACGTGCGCGGGCACTTGAGCTTTTTTGGCGCGTTCGATCAGGCCTTGCAGGGCCAGGTTGCTGTCGGTTTCCGCGCCGCCGCTTTTGGCGCAGACGTAAATTTCACGACTGAATTTGCTGTAGACTTTGGCTTTGGCGTCAGACGTTTTCGCCATGGATTCTTTGCGGTTTTGGTAAGCTCTACCCATCTTGTCTTTCCGTTATCGTTTTTTGAAAAGTGGAATTTTACACAATAACGTTTTGATGATGCAGGGAATTTAAGACTTCTTAAGTTTGAAAAAGGCGAGAGTAACCCGTTTTTACATGGGAAACGGTCATGGAAGGGGGTATAATTATCCGCATTGCTTTTACAGGGACGTGAGAGGAAGTTCGTTGAAGGCCCGAAAGCCGGGTGGAAAATTTTAACTGTTTCATTTTCAATGAAATTTCGTTAATATTGCCGCCAATTCATCAACCGGCGTTGAGTGGTTCGTGGTAGGCCGCTCCGTAAAGAAGAGTTTGAATGATTGATTTAACCGCAAAGCACATCGGGGTTGGGTATAACACATGAAAATTCTAATTATCGACCCCTCGTTGAGTTATCGGGAACTGATTAAAGAAATTTTGTCCACCGAGGACGTCACCGTCATCGAGGCGAAAAGTGGTGAGGATGCGCTCGCTTACCTGAAAAAAGAGATTCCGAATGCGATCAGCATTTCTCATGAACTCGGGGATATGGACAGCTTTAAGTTTCTGCGTAAGTTGAAGCTGAAAGAGGTGCTGAGCAATATTCCGAAGTTTTTGCTCACGTCCAATGCCTCTCAGGATTTCAAACGTTCGGCCTATGATGCCGGGTTTACCGAAATCTTTTTGAAATCCGACATTCAAACCTTAAAGCGCGCGTTGCGCAGCTTGATGCTGTATGCCACCACCAATATTTCCGCTCGGGTGTTGTACATTGAAGACACCCAAAGCACCGCGGATTACACCAGTCACATCATGGCTTCGGCCGGCTGGGAAGTTACCCACGTTAAAAGCGGGGAAGCCGCCGCCGAGATTCTCGATAAGAAAAAACGCTATTTTGATTTGGTGGTGACCGACCTGGTATTGGAAGGTTCCATCAGTGGTATTGGCCTCATCAACCTGATTCGTCAAGGGCATGAAGACATTCGCAATATTCCGATTCTGGCGGTCTCCGGCTGGAACGATTTGTTGCGGCAGGTTTATGTCCTGAAGCATGGGGCGGGGGATTTTATCGCCAAACCGTTCCATGAAACCGATTTTCTGGCGCGGGCCATCAACCTGATTCTGAACAAAAAACGTTTCGACGAATCCAAAGCGGCTCAAAAAGCGCTGTATTTAAAAGCGAACCTGGATGTGGCCACCGGGCTGAATAATCGTCACTTCATCGAAGAGTTCGGTGACAAAATGGTTCAGGAGTCCATCGAGAACAACGAAGGTGTCTCCTTGATGATTCTTGACATCGATTACTTCAAAACCATCAACGATTCCATGGGGCATGCCGCAGGGGATTTGGTTTTGAAGCAAATTTCGACGTTGGTGAAAAGCATGTGTCGCTCCACCGACATTGTCGTCCGTTACGGCGGGGATGAACTGGTGGTATTGATGCCAGGCTGCAATCACGATGAGGCGTTTGAACGGGCCGAGTCGCTGCGTCAGCAGGTTTCCGAATTAAGTCCGGGCGGCATTGATGTCTCTGTCAGTGTGGGAGTGGCCAGTCATGATAAGCGGGTGGCGATGGAGTTGGTGGCGTTATTGAAGAATTTGAATCAGACGCCGCATGATGAAGTGGTATTGGATTACGAGACGTTGTTCCGTGCGGCGGATCATTCTCTGTATGCGGCCAAGCAAGCCGGACGCAATAAAGTCTGTATGAATAACTTGCTGGAACGGACTGAGTCGTTTTCGTCCTGAAACGTCAAAATGGAAATATAATCGGTATCAATGAAAAACGCCCAGGCCTGGGCGTTTTTTGGTTTTGAAGAAAAGCGTTTTCTCTGTGTTCGTTTCGAAACGTCTTTACGCTTTCTTCAAATAAGCGGCGACCAGAACGATTTGGGTGCCGTTGACTTTCCCTTCAATGTGCAACGGGTTATCGGTCAAGTGGATGTTTTTCACCAGGGTGCCGCGCTTTGCGGTGAAGCCGGCGCCTTTGACATCCAAATCTTTAATCAGGGTGACATCATCACCTTCCTGCAAGGTGTTGCCATTACTGTCTTTGTGGACGATGGCATCGTCGTCGTCATCCGGCAAACCGGCATCGGCCCAAGCCTTGGTTTCTTCTTCCAGATACATCATGTCTAGCAAGTCCTGCGGCCAGCCTTCGGCACGCAGGGCATTCAACAGGCGGTAAGCCATGACTTGAACCGCCGGAACCGGCGACCACATGCTGTCGTTCAAGCAACGCCAGTGGTTGGCATCCATCGTGTCCGGCGATTCGATTTGGCTTTTGCAGGTGCCGCATACCAAAATCGCCTGATCGGCGGAACCGTCCGAAGGCGGCACTTCATAAACGCTCAGGTGGTCGGTTGCGCCACACAGTTCACATTTTGAACCGCTTCTTTCTTGCAGGGTTTGTTCAATGCTCATTTTGTTTCCTTTTCTAATTCGGGGCTTATTATGCACAAATGCGTTGTTTTTGAAAGAGAATGTCTGAGAAGAGTCACGTTAGGTATGAAAAAAGACGCCTTTTGAAGAGGTCATCTCGAATTGAAAAAAATTTACTGAAAACGGTTTGAAAACCCGCTGATTTTCGTGCTAATGCTTATTTTTCATACGCTTATTGAGGGCTTTTGACGGTCTGGCTTAAGGCTTTTTTTTGGACCGGAAAACCGTTAGAATAAAGTCTAACCAAAACCGCATTTCGGGTGAATTTCGTTGTTAATCCTAACGCTTCAGAGTGTGACGAATATTAGATGCTGAATAATCGTTACGATACATCCAAAGACTACTTTGCATTGCTCGGTGTTCATCATCAGGCTTGTGATAAAACGATTAAGCAAGCTTATCGAAAGATGGCTCGACGCTACCACCCCGACGTCTCCAAAATTCACAATGCCACCGAAAAGTTTCAAGAAATTTCCGAAGCCTACGAAGTGTTGACCAAATTCAAGGATGCTTACTGGCGGGATTTCTGCCGCCAGAACCGCAAATCCTATTCATCGAGTCAACCCCATTCGCATAATGCATCGCAACGGCAGCGTTCCGAGTCGAGCGGGCCTTATCAATGGCGAAAACAGCGCCCGATTCGAGGTAAGGATCGCATCATCACTTATCCGCTGACGTTGCGTTATGCGATACGGCTGTTGAAAATCGGTTATTTTTACATTCCCGGTTTGAAAGTGAAAATGAGGTTCACCCGAGAAGCGTTCATGAATAAAACCTTCCGCTTGAAAGGCAAAGGCTATCAAGGTCTGTTCGGTGGCGAACCGGGAGATTATCTGGTGAAATTCCAGCTTAAACTGGATTCGCTGAAATGGGAGCTCAAAGGGTGTGATATCTACGGTACCATCCAGGTGCCGAGCACGTTGCTGGTGCCGGGTACGAAACTCGATCTGGAGTCGCCCGCCGGCAGCATGAAAGTGACCGTTCCGGTCAATTATTCTCCGCACGAATACATTCTGATTGAAAACATGGGGTTACCCGGCGATGAGGCCAATGTCCCCGGTCATCTCTATGCAAAATTGATTGCCGCATAACGCCGGCTCTGTTAAATTAAATCTAAGGAACTCGAATGGCAAGTCAACCTTTTCAAGATGACGGCGTGGTGCTGGAAACCGAACGCCCGGCCGTCAAACCACCGAAACGTTATCAGGTGGTGTTGTTGAATGACGACTTTACGCCGATGGATTTTGTAGTGGACGTATTAATGCGCTTTTTTGGCATGGACGAAGCCAAAGCCAATGCCGTGATGTTGGCGGTGCATACCCAAGGAAAGGGCGTCTGTGGCGTATACAGTCGGGAAGTGGCTGAAATGAAGGTGATGCAAGTGAATCAATATGCGAGAGAGCATCAACATCCTCTGCAGTGCGAAATGGAGGTGGTTTAAATGTTAAGCAAGGAATTGCAGTTAACGCTTAGCAATGCGTTCAGCTTGGCGAACGAATACGAACACGAATATGTGACGCTTGAGCACCTATTGTTGGAGTTGCTCGGGTTGCCTTCTGTGCGCGAAGCCATCGAAGCTTGCGGTGTCAAGCCGAACATGATTGAAACCGAATTGGAAAAATACCTGGACGCGGAAGGCACCGGTCACAAAGTAGAAGAGTTGCTGCCGACCATGGCGTTCCAGCGCGTGATTGAGCGCGCCATTTATCTGGTGCAATCCAATGGCTATGCCGAAGTGACCGGTTTGCACGTTTTAGCGTCGCTTTATTCCGAGCAAGACTCTCAAGCCGTGTACATTCTGGAAAGCTGCGGCGTGCATCGTGTCGATATCCTCAGCTACCTTTCGCACGGCGTGACCGCGCAACAGCAGGAAGATTTTCTGTCCAGCTCGCCAACGGAAGAAGGCGTGGAAGACACTCAAACGGCGGAGCCGGAAAATGATCCGATTGCCAATTTCAGCTTGAATTTAAACGCCGAAGTCGAACAAGGACGCATCGACCCGATTATCGGTCGCCAGTGGGAATTGACGCGGACGCTGGAAGTGTTAAGCCGCCGTCGTAAAAATAATCCACTGTTGGTCGGTGAACCGGGGGTCGGGAAAACCGCCGTGGCGGAAGGCTTGGCGCATAAAATCGTCAGCGGTGATGTGCCGGAACAACTGCTCGACGCGGAAGTGTTCAGCTTGGACATGGGTGCGTTGTTGGCGGGCACGCGTTATCGCGGGGATTTCGAGAAACGTTTCAAAGGCCTGCTGAAAGCGCTGGAAGAAAAACCTCACGCGATTTTGTTCATTGATGAAATTCACACCATTATCGGTGCCGGAGCGGTGCAAGGCGGCGCGATGGACGCATCCAACCTGATGAAACCGGCGTTGTCGTCCGGTAAGTTGCGTTGTATCGGCGCGACCACCTATGAAGAATACCGTGGTATTTTCGAAAAAGACCGCGCTTTGGCGCGCCGCTTCCAGAAAATCGACGTACGCGAACCGACCAATCAGGAAACCTTTGATATTTTGAAAGGGCTGAAGTCGCAGTTCGAATCGCACCACAATGTCAAATACACCTTGCCGGCGTTGAAAACGGCGGTGGACTTGTCGGCACGTTACATTACCGACCGTCATCTGCCGGATAAGGCGATTGATGTGATCGACGAAGCCGGCGCGAAACAGGCGCTGATGCCGAAAAGCAAACGCCGCAAACAAATTTCCGTGGCGGAGATTCAACAGATTGTCGCCAATATTGCGCGCATTCCCGTGTCGCAAATCACCCAAAAAGAAAAAGACAAACTGTCTTCGCTGGAAAGCAGCTTGCAACGGGTGGTCTTTGGACAGGATGAAGCCATTCATAAAGTGGTGGCGTCCATCAAGTTGGCGCGTTCCGGTTTGAACGAACCGAATCGTCCGACGGCGTCCTTCCTGTTTGCCGGGCCGACTGGGGTCGGGAAAACCGAGTTGACGCAACAGTTGGCGAAACACCTGGGCATCGAGTTGTTACGTTACGATATGTCCGAATACATGGAAGCCCATTCGGTGTCGCGCTTGATTGGGGCGCCGCCGGGGTATGTCGGGTTTGACCAGGGTGGTTTATTGACCGAAGCGGTCAATAAACATCCGCATTCGGTGGTGTTACTGGATGAAATCGAAAAGGCGCACCCGGATGTGTTTAATTTGCTGTTGCAGGTGATGGATAACGGCACCTTGACCGACAACAACGGCCGTAAAGCTGACTTCCGAAACGTGATTCTGATTATGACGTCGAATGTTGGCGCGGAAGCGGCTTCGCGTGCCAGCATCGGCTTTACCGAGCAGGATCATACGCTGGACTTCCAAAGCGAATTGAAGAAGGTGTTTACACCGGAGTTTCGAAATCGTCTCGATGCGGTGGTGCAGTTCAATCGATTGTCGTCCGAAATCATGGGCTCGGTGGTCAACAAGTTCATCTATGCGTTGGAGAACAGCTTGCAGGATAAGAAAGTGTCCATTGAATTGACGTCTGCGGCACGTGCCTGGCTGGCGAAAGAAGGTTACGATCCGTTTATGGGTGCGAGACCGATGGGGCGTCTGGTGCAGGAGAAAATCAAACAGCCGTTGGCGGAAATGCTGTTGTTTGGTGACTTGCAGGACGGCGGCCGTGTCATCATCGATATCGAGAACGACACGATTCAGTTGAAAGCCGATGAACTGGTTGAGTAAGGCGAATCGGCGTTAAGTCATTACTTTCAGATATAAAAAAACCGCTTTTCAGCGGTTTTTTTAGTTTTTACATTGGGCTGTCAAAGTTTGCGGGAGTTATTTCCCGCGGTAAGTGATGCGACCTTTGGTCAGGTCGTAAGGCGTCAATTCAACCTTAACTTTGTCACCCGCCAGGATGCGGATGTAGTTCTTACGCATGCGTCCGGAGATGTGCGCCAAGATTTCGTGGCCGTTTTCCAAACGAACTTTAAACATGGTATTCGGCAAAGTTTCAATGACTTCACCATCAAATTCGATGACATCTTGTTTTGACATAGAGATTATTAGCTTTTAGTGCCCCTGTAAAAAATAAGCGGCGATTATAGCAGAGGGATTGTTTTTATTCAAGATTTTGTCATTTTTAGAATCGCCGGAACGTGTTAGGGCGCGTCGACGCTGTTCTCGGGAAGAAAAGCACGGTCCCAGGCCTGGTCGAATTGCCATTTTCGGGCCGGAAATGGTTTGGCCGTGTCTTCCCGGAGCAGGCTTTCAAAGTGCTCGCGTGAAATCAGGCGGGCGCCGAGTGATTTGAGGTGTTCGGTTTCCATCTGGGTGTCGATGATGCGAAAGCCCCAGGCTTTGAGTTGCTGGCACAGCGCCACCAAGGCGACTTTGGAAGCATCATTCATTTTGGCAAACATGGATTCGCCGAAAAAGACCTTGCCGATGGCGACGCCGTAAAGTCCGCCGACCAGTTGATCCTGGTGCCAGACTTCGACCGAGTGGGCATGACCGGATTGATGCAGGCGGCTGTAAGCTTGTAGCATCTCGTCGGAAATCCAGGTGCCATCCTGACCAGGCCTGGGCGTTTCCGCGCATTGGCGCATGACGTCGCCGAATGCCTGATCCAATGTGACGGTGAATTGTTGTTTTCGGATGGTTTTCACCAGGCTGCGCCGCACTTTGAGTGAATCGATAAATAAGACCGAACGCGGGTTTGGCGTCCACCATAAAATGGGGTCGTCTTCATTAAACCAGGGGAAAATGCCTTTGCTATAAGCGGTCAACAACCATTCGGGCGTCAAATCGCCGCCGATGGCTAACAAACCGTCCGGCTGTGCCAGCGCATAATGGGTCGGCGGAAAGACCACCGGTTCGGTGTCGAGCCAAAAAGGTTGGTGAATTGACTTGGTCATTGGAAATTATCTGAATTCAGCATGCGATTTATCATAGAATATGCGGCTATTATAACCAATGAAATCAGGCCGTGAATTCGCAATACCTCTTCCAGGGTGCGAAAACGCAAATATAAAATGCGGAAATGAACCAGGCCTGGTGAAAACGCACTGTATTGTTGAGATAAAAATAACGGTTCCCTTAGTTTATATATGACCCAGTTCGTTCATTTACATGTTCATTCGGAATATTCGGTCGTGGATGCCACCTTACGGGTGAAATCGGCGATTTCGAATGCCGCCGGTCACGAACAGCCCGCCCTGGCTTTGACTGACCAGATGAACATGTTCGCGCTGGTCAAATTCTATTCTGCCGCCATCGGCGCCGGCATCAAACCGATTATCGGTTCCGACCTGTTGATTGAAGCCGAAGACGGTAATGTCTTCAAAGTGGTGGCCTTGTGTCAGAATGACCAAGGATATCTCAACCTATCCCATTTGATTTCGATGGCGTATCTGAAGAATCAGAAGATCGTCGCTACCGAAATGCAACCCTTGATCAAGCAAGAATGGCTGAAAGCCTACAACGAAGGCCTGATTATCCTGTCCGGAGGCAAAGACGGCGATATCGGTCAGGCGATTCTCGCCCAAAAACCGAACTTGGCGGCGAAGCGAACGGCCTGGTGGCAGGAAACCTTCCCGGATCGTTTTTATCTGGAGTTGGTTCGTACCGGCCGTGATAATGAAGAAGCCTACCTGGTCGGTGCCGTGGAAGTGGCACAGCGTTATGAGTTGCCGGTGGTGGCCACCAATGACGTACGATTTGAATCCGAGGATGACTTTGACGCGCATGAGGTGCGGGTCTGCATTCATGACGGTTACATTCTTGACGACCCGAACCGACCGAAACGTTATTCTGAAGAGCAGTATTTCCGTTCCTCGGATGAGATGATCGAACTGTTTGCCGATTTGCCGGAAGCCATCGAAAATACGGTGGAGATTGCCAAACGCTGTAATGTCACCCTGACATTGGGCACTTACTTCCTGCCGGATTTCCCGGTGCCGGAAGGCATGACAATGGACGAGTATTTTATTCAGGAATCTCGGAACGGCTTGGAAGAGCGTTTGAAGTTCCTATTCGGGCATTTGTCCGCCGAAGAATTTGCCGAAAAGCGTAAAGAATACGACGATCGTCTCAAGTTCGAACTCGACATCATTATCCAAATGGGGTTCCCCGGGTATTTCTTCATCGTTGCCGACTTCATTCAGTGGGGTAAAAATCACGACGTACCGGTGGGACCGGGGCGGGGGTCCGGTGCCGGTTCCCTGGTGGCCTACGCGCTGAAAATCACCGATTTGGATCCTCTGGAATACGACCTGCTGTTCGAACGGTTCCTGAATCCGGAAAGGGTGTCCATGCCCGATTTCGACGTCGACTTTTGTATGGAACGACGCGATGAAGTTATCGATTACGTGTCGCGTCAATACGGACAGGATCACGTGTCGCAAATCGTGACCTTCGGCACCATGGCGGCGAAAGCCGTGGTGCGCGATGTGGGCCGGGTATTGGGCCACGGTTACGGCATGGTGGACGGTATTGCCAAGTTGGTGCCGAATGACTTGGGTATCAAGCTAAAGGATGCGCTGGAGCAAGAAGAAATGCTTCAGGAACGTTACGATAATGAAGAAGACGTCCGTATGCTCATCGACCTGGCCTTGAAGTTGGAAGGCACGGTGCGGAATACCGGTAAGCACGCCGGTGGGGTGGTCATCGGCCCGAAACCGTTGGATCATTTCTGCCCGGTATTGTGTGAACCGGACGGCACCAGTGTGGTCACGCAGCTGGATAAAAACGATGTGGAAACCGCAGGTCTGGTCAAATTCGACTTTTTGGGCTTGCGGACGCTCACCATCATTGATTGGGCCTTGCACTTTATCAATGATGGCAAACAACCCGGCGATGACGGCTTTGTCGACATCGCGCGCATTCCGTTGGACGATACCCAAACCTTCGACCTGATTAAAACCGGTAAGACCACCGGGGTGTTTCAGTTGGAATCGGCCGGGATGCAGAATTTGATTGTCCGTTTGCGCCCCGACTGTTTCGAAGACATTATCGCCCTGGTCGCTTTGTTCCGCCCCGGACCGTTGGAGTCGGGCATGGTGGACAACTTCATCGCCCGTAAGCACGGTAAGGAAAAAGTCTCTTATCCGGACGCACAGTATCAGCACGAATCGCTGCAACCGATTCTGGAACCGACCTACGGGGTCATTCTGTATCAGGAACAGGTCATGCAGATTGCACAGGTGTTGGCCGGTTATACGCTGGGCGGCGCCGATATGCTGCGTCGTGCGATGGGGAAAAAGAAACCCGAAGAAATGGCCAAGCAACGTTCGGTGTTTAAAGAGGGCGCGGAAAAAGGCGGCATTGACGGCGACTTGGCGATGAAAATTTTCGACCTGGTGGAGAAATTCGCCGGGTACGGGTTCAACAAATCCCACTCCGCTGCGTATGCGTTGGTGTCTTATCAATCGGCCTGGCTGAAAACGCATTACCCGGCCGAGTTCATGGCGGCGCAGATTTCATCCGACATGGACAACACCGAAAAAGTGGTGCACATGGTCAACGAATGTTATGCCATGGGCATTGATGTTCGCCAGCCGAATATCAATGAGTGCGAAATCCATTTTAAGTCGGTCAAAACGGAAGAAAAAGTGGTTCGTTACGGCTTGGGTGCGATTAAAGGCGTTGGTGAATCGGCGCTGGAAGGCATTATCGCCGAGCGCAAGGAAAATGGGCCTTATCAGGATTTGTTCGATTTCTGTTTGCGGGTGACCAAAAAGGTCAATAAGCGCGTTATTGAAGCGTTGATTCTGGCCGGCGCGATGGATTGCCTGCACGATAACCGACAAGCCATGTTGGACAGTGTCGGTTTGGCCTTGCAGAAAGCGGAACAAAAGCACAAGGACGAAGAAGCCGGTCAAGGCGATTTATTCGGTGATGCCATGTCGTTTGAAGCGGAAAATGCTTCGGAGTTGGTCGATGTGCCGGAAATGCCCGAGAAGCTACGTCTGAAAGGCGAAAAAGATGTCTTGGGCTTGTACATGACCGGCCACCCGATTGAAATTTATCGAGAAGAATTGGATAAGTTGGTTGAGCAGAAATTATCCGCCTTGCGTCCGGAGAAATGGGCTAAGAAATGGGCGGCGGGTTTGATTGTCGAAGCGCGCAGCAAGGTGACCAAAAGCGGCAGCCGAATGGGCTTTGTCGCCATCGACGATCAGACCGCTCGTATGGAAGTGGTGTTGCGCC
The nucleotide sequence above comes from Hydrogenovibrio thermophilus. Encoded proteins:
- the infA gene encoding translation initiation factor IF-1 encodes the protein MSKQDVIEFDGEVIETLPNTMFKVRLENGHEILAHISGRMRKNYIRILAGDKVKVELTPYDLTKGRITYRGK
- the clpS gene encoding ATP-dependent Clp protease adapter ClpS, which translates into the protein MASQPFQDDGVVLETERPAVKPPKRYQVVLLNDDFTPMDFVVDVLMRFFGMDEAKANAVMLAVHTQGKGVCGVYSREVAEMKVMQVNQYAREHQHPLQCEMEVV
- a CDS encoding PhnA domain-containing protein; the protein is MSIEQTLQERSGSKCELCGATDHLSVYEVPPSDGSADQAILVCGTCKSQIESPDTMDANHWRCLNDSMWSPVPAVQVMAYRLLNALRAEGWPQDLLDMMYLEEETKAWADAGLPDDDDDAIVHKDSNGNTLQEGDDVTLIKDLDVKGAGFTAKRGTLVKNIHLTDNPLHIEGKVNGTQIVLVAAYLKKA
- the aat gene encoding leucyl/phenylalanyl-tRNA--protein transferase — its product is MTKSIHQPFWLDTEPVVFPPTHYALAQPDGLLAIGGDLTPEWLLTAYSKGIFPWFNEDDPILWWTPNPRSVLFIDSLKVRRSLVKTIRKQQFTVTLDQAFGDVMRQCAETPRPGQDGTWISDEMLQAYSRLHQSGHAHSVEVWHQDQLVGGLYGVAIGKVFFGESMFAKMNDASKVALVALCQQLKAWGFRIIDTQMETEHLKSLGARLISREHFESLLREDTAKPFPARKWQFDQAWDRAFLPENSVDAP
- a CDS encoding YebC/PmpR family DNA-binding transcriptional regulator, with product MGRAYQNRKESMAKTSDAKAKVYSKFSREIYVCAKSGGAETDSNLALQGLIERAKKAQVPAHVIDKALDKAKGGGGEDFAVARYEGYGPGSSMVIVECLTDNPNRTFGDVRSCFTKTKSKIGTQGSVSHMFDHSAILVFAGQDEEAVLEALLMADVDVSDIENEDGKISVFVPHTEYAKAKTALIEAFGSIDFEVDEIQFLPQMTKPLENDDDREMFEKLLEMLEDLDDVQNVYFDIEL
- a CDS encoding DnaJ domain-containing protein, whose protein sequence is MLNNRYDTSKDYFALLGVHHQACDKTIKQAYRKMARRYHPDVSKIHNATEKFQEISEAYEVLTKFKDAYWRDFCRQNRKSYSSSQPHSHNASQRQRSESSGPYQWRKQRPIRGKDRIITYPLTLRYAIRLLKIGYFYIPGLKVKMRFTREAFMNKTFRLKGKGYQGLFGGEPGDYLVKFQLKLDSLKWELKGCDIYGTIQVPSTLLVPGTKLDLESPAGSMKVTVPVNYSPHEYILIENMGLPGDEANVPGHLYAKLIAA
- a CDS encoding diguanylate cyclase; its protein translation is MKILIIDPSLSYRELIKEILSTEDVTVIEAKSGEDALAYLKKEIPNAISISHELGDMDSFKFLRKLKLKEVLSNIPKFLLTSNASQDFKRSAYDAGFTEIFLKSDIQTLKRALRSLMLYATTNISARVLYIEDTQSTADYTSHIMASAGWEVTHVKSGEAAAEILDKKKRYFDLVVTDLVLEGSISGIGLINLIRQGHEDIRNIPILAVSGWNDLLRQVYVLKHGAGDFIAKPFHETDFLARAINLILNKKRFDESKAAQKALYLKANLDVATGLNNRHFIEEFGDKMVQESIENNEGVSLMILDIDYFKTINDSMGHAAGDLVLKQISTLVKSMCRSTDIVVRYGGDELVVLMPGCNHDEAFERAESLRQQVSELSPGGIDVSVSVGVASHDKRVAMELVALLKNLNQTPHDEVVLDYETLFRAADHSLYAAKQAGRNKVCMNNLLERTESFSS
- the clpA gene encoding ATP-dependent Clp protease ATP-binding subunit ClpA, translated to MLSKELQLTLSNAFSLANEYEHEYVTLEHLLLELLGLPSVREAIEACGVKPNMIETELEKYLDAEGTGHKVEELLPTMAFQRVIERAIYLVQSNGYAEVTGLHVLASLYSEQDSQAVYILESCGVHRVDILSYLSHGVTAQQQEDFLSSSPTEEGVEDTQTAEPENDPIANFSLNLNAEVEQGRIDPIIGRQWELTRTLEVLSRRRKNNPLLVGEPGVGKTAVAEGLAHKIVSGDVPEQLLDAEVFSLDMGALLAGTRYRGDFEKRFKGLLKALEEKPHAILFIDEIHTIIGAGAVQGGAMDASNLMKPALSSGKLRCIGATTYEEYRGIFEKDRALARRFQKIDVREPTNQETFDILKGLKSQFESHHNVKYTLPALKTAVDLSARYITDRHLPDKAIDVIDEAGAKQALMPKSKRRKQISVAEIQQIVANIARIPVSQITQKEKDKLSSLESSLQRVVFGQDEAIHKVVASIKLARSGLNEPNRPTASFLFAGPTGVGKTELTQQLAKHLGIELLRYDMSEYMEAHSVSRLIGAPPGYVGFDQGGLLTEAVNKHPHSVVLLDEIEKAHPDVFNLLLQVMDNGTLTDNNGRKADFRNVILIMTSNVGAEAASRASIGFTEQDHTLDFQSELKKVFTPEFRNRLDAVVQFNRLSSEIMGSVVNKFIYALENSLQDKKVSIELTSAARAWLAKEGYDPFMGARPMGRLVQEKIKQPLAEMLLFGDLQDGGRVIIDIENDTIQLKADELVE